The region CCTGCTGTTTTTCAAAGAAAATGCTAAACCATTTCAAAGCATTTAACCTTGCTTTCTTTTATATCAATTGGGGGTATGTGTGATGCTTAAATTTTATCATACTTTGTAGAACACCTTCAACTATTTTTTTGTTGCGGATTTAAGGGTACTTATAAACCATCAATTTCTGAAGGTTGTCAATGACGAAGTTCAGATGCGACATAAGATTAATACTGCTTTTTTTATGGTTCTACTCTTATTTTCTCAAAATAAAACAAAACAAAATTCGTTTACAAATGTGCAGCAGTGAGTTTTATTGACCAAAATTAAATGAAATATATAATCAGTTTATTTTTTACCTTAACAATATGTTGTTATATCAGCGCCCAGCATCTTAACGGCACGGTATATGGGAAAAGTTCGGATGGCACGATGACGCTTTCCGGAGCATATATCTTTTGGGAAGGAACGCAGCATGTAACAACGAGCGACGCAGACGGAAATTTTGCCATTGACATCCCGCAAACGGGAAAACGGCTTTTAATAGCGTCGTTTGTTGGCTACCAAAACGACACTATTGAGGTTTCAAATGGCGTTAATAAAGTTGAATTTGAATTAATCGAAGGTTTCTTGCTTGGCGAAGCCGTTGTTTCTTCCCGTCGGCGTGGAAATTTTCAATCAAGGATAACCCCTATTCAAACGGAAGTAATTACTGCTGCGGGGTTACAGAAGATGGCATGTTGCAATTTAGCCGAGAGTTTTGAGAACAGCGCCAGCGTTACG is a window of Chitinispirillales bacterium DNA encoding:
- a CDS encoding IS1 family transposase; the protein is CCFSKKMLNHFKAFNLAFFYINWGYV